One region of Trinickia violacea genomic DNA includes:
- a CDS encoding branched-chain amino acid ABC transporter substrate-binding protein, whose translation MRVAIRSALTLACVASATSGAYADQTVTIGYAGPLTGEVAHVGKDAENGVRLAIEDANAAGIKIKGVPVHFDIDSQDDAGDPKTAVDVAQKLVDQKVAGIVGHLNSGATIPASKVYAGADIPQVSPSATNPILTRQGFATAFRVIGDDSYVGRVVAQYMAKTKGYKRVAIIDDRTSFGQGLADVVANELKAAGVDVVDREFVTDKTIDFRGILTAVKAKDAQAIFYGGVDAQAGPLRKQMVALGMTMPLVGSAIETDKFIELAGPAAAEGTVSAESGEPIDSMPKGKSFEQKFKKYGSVVLYAPYAYDATWALINAMKLANSTAPADYLPAMKKVTFEGVTGKIAFDEKGDLRAANVTLYEAKSGKFSPMTTVSLK comes from the coding sequence ATGCGAGTGGCAATTCGAAGTGCTTTGACGCTGGCCTGCGTGGCCAGCGCAACTTCCGGCGCGTACGCCGACCAGACGGTCACCATCGGATATGCCGGCCCTCTCACCGGTGAGGTCGCGCACGTGGGCAAAGATGCGGAGAACGGCGTCAGGCTGGCGATCGAGGACGCAAACGCGGCCGGTATCAAGATCAAAGGCGTTCCGGTCCATTTCGACATTGATTCCCAGGACGACGCAGGCGACCCGAAGACCGCTGTCGACGTCGCCCAAAAGCTGGTTGACCAGAAGGTCGCCGGAATCGTCGGACACCTGAATTCGGGGGCCACCATTCCAGCGTCGAAGGTCTATGCCGGCGCCGACATCCCTCAGGTGTCGCCGTCGGCGACCAACCCCATCCTGACGCGCCAGGGTTTCGCCACGGCATTCCGGGTGATCGGCGACGACAGCTATGTCGGGCGCGTGGTCGCGCAATACATGGCAAAGACGAAGGGCTACAAGCGGGTCGCGATTATCGATGACCGCACGTCCTTCGGCCAGGGGCTGGCCGACGTCGTGGCGAACGAATTGAAAGCGGCAGGCGTCGACGTCGTCGACCGCGAGTTCGTCACCGACAAGACGATCGATTTTCGCGGCATCCTCACGGCCGTCAAGGCGAAAGATGCTCAGGCCATCTTTTACGGCGGCGTCGACGCCCAAGCCGGCCCGCTGCGCAAACAGATGGTTGCTCTCGGGATGACGATGCCCCTCGTGGGCTCGGCAATCGAGACGGACAAGTTCATCGAATTGGCCGGCCCCGCAGCCGCTGAAGGCACCGTGTCGGCCGAGTCGGGCGAACCTATCGACAGCATGCCCAAAGGCAAATCGTTCGAGCAGAAGTTCAAGAAATACGGCTCGGTGGTGCTCTATGCGCCTTATGCCTACGACGCCACATGGGCGCTCATCAACGCCATGAAGCTCGCGAATTCGACGGCACCAGCGGACTATCTTCCCGCCATGAAGAAGGTCACGTTCGAAGGCGTGACCGGCAAGATCGCTTTCGATGAAAAGGGCGACCTTCGCGCGGCCAACGTGACTCTCTACGAGGCAAAGAGCGGCAAGTTTTCTCCGATGACGACCGTATCGCTCAAGTAG
- a CDS encoding TetR/AcrR family transcriptional regulator, protein MSTVSKPEPSRRTSPRRTQEERSDATRRRIIQSAMRLLYKKGFRATNLQDIARGARVTLGALQHHFASRQVLMERLIDEVMAPLSDDGVVWPPLDLPLEKRAREFVRLAWQTIYGVPSYVAAWSLFFGCKSSPELFARIDANRARSDPIFFARFVTCFPEIEAQHANPQQFAGFVFASLRGMAMFDLFDVAQEEIDGQLDVLVQIIVQAGSLRRE, encoded by the coding sequence ATGAGCACCGTATCGAAACCAGAGCCGTCCCGGCGGACTTCGCCGCGCCGCACGCAGGAAGAGCGCAGCGACGCGACGCGCCGGCGCATCATCCAATCCGCCATGCGCCTGCTGTACAAGAAGGGGTTTCGCGCCACCAATCTCCAGGACATTGCGCGAGGGGCTCGCGTTACGTTGGGCGCCTTGCAGCACCATTTCGCCAGTCGTCAGGTGCTGATGGAACGTCTCATCGATGAAGTGATGGCGCCGTTGTCCGACGATGGCGTGGTGTGGCCGCCCCTCGACCTGCCCCTCGAGAAACGGGCCAGGGAATTCGTGCGCCTGGCATGGCAGACGATTTATGGGGTTCCGAGCTACGTTGCGGCATGGAGCCTGTTCTTCGGCTGCAAGTCCTCACCGGAGCTGTTCGCCCGCATCGACGCGAACCGCGCACGGTCGGACCCGATCTTTTTTGCGCGCTTCGTCACCTGCTTCCCCGAAATCGAAGCGCAGCATGCCAATCCGCAACAGTTTGCCGGCTTCGTCTTTGCCAGCTTGCGAGGAATGGCCATGTTCGACCTGTTCGATGTTGCGCAGGAAGAAATCGACGGTCAGCTCGACGTGCTGGTGCAAATCATCGTGCAGGCGGGATCGCTGCGGCGCGAATGA
- a CDS encoding LysR family transcriptional regulator, with protein MKLHQLRALVAIADTGSIRNAARASGLSPAAITKAIRELEEDLNVTLIVREATGVTLTEAGQTLLGHARLTVGQLARARQEMERLSGSRHGTLSIAAVSWVALTLLGEVINAFQTQMPEVKLEFFEGLATVSMPKLRDGTLDLSIGRVNAMNQSDEFIHVPLFRTGYAVVARAEHRLAGCRSLEELAHAEWILNRDSFADEIAGDNAFGEYCRAHEPRIHISHSSAIALGLVASTDMLTLMPWPLAEQLVSKEGLSVLPLVDSIAESETSLVYRRAAPLSAAAKCFVECLKSVIRDSMNSDDPRKRRLFHSVECLL; from the coding sequence ATGAAACTTCATCAACTGCGCGCACTGGTTGCGATTGCCGATACGGGCAGCATTCGAAACGCCGCCCGAGCAAGCGGGCTTTCGCCGGCCGCCATCACGAAGGCGATACGCGAACTCGAGGAAGATCTGAACGTCACCTTGATCGTTCGCGAGGCGACTGGCGTGACGCTTACCGAAGCCGGCCAGACGCTGCTCGGCCACGCAAGGCTGACCGTCGGGCAACTGGCGCGTGCGCGGCAAGAGATGGAGCGGCTCTCGGGCAGCCGGCACGGCACGCTTTCGATAGCGGCAGTGTCGTGGGTCGCGCTGACGCTGCTAGGAGAAGTCATCAACGCGTTTCAAACGCAGATGCCAGAGGTCAAGCTTGAATTCTTCGAAGGATTGGCGACCGTATCGATGCCGAAGCTGCGCGACGGGACGCTCGATCTTTCGATAGGCAGGGTCAACGCGATGAATCAATCCGACGAGTTCATTCATGTTCCACTATTCCGCACCGGCTATGCGGTCGTCGCGCGAGCCGAACATCGGCTGGCAGGCTGCCGGTCATTGGAAGAACTGGCACATGCGGAGTGGATCTTGAATCGCGACTCCTTTGCCGACGAGATCGCCGGCGACAATGCTTTCGGCGAGTACTGTCGTGCCCATGAACCGCGCATTCATATTTCGCATTCGAGCGCGATTGCGCTGGGACTCGTCGCCAGCACCGATATGTTGACTCTGATGCCTTGGCCGCTCGCCGAACAGCTCGTCAGCAAGGAAGGACTGTCGGTGCTTCCGCTCGTCGACTCCATCGCCGAATCCGAGACCAGCCTGGTGTACCGCCGCGCCGCGCCGCTCAGCGCGGCAGCGAAATGCTTCGTCGAGTGCCTGAAGAGCGTGATTCGCGACTCGATGAATTCCGACGATCCGCGCAAGCGCCGTCTCTTTCATTCTGTCGAGTGCTTGCTGTAG
- a CDS encoding sarcosine oxidase subunit delta: MLRIPCPYCGSTRDEDEFTFGGPLNRVRPAEPRELSDPQWADYLFSRENVRGNTLERWRHTFGCRQWFGVERDTVSHALRDVFTFDAVSRNGERGESGKRTTGGVHEAA, translated from the coding sequence ATGTTGCGAATTCCGTGCCCATACTGCGGCAGCACGCGAGACGAAGACGAGTTCACTTTCGGCGGACCGTTGAACCGCGTGCGTCCTGCCGAGCCGCGGGAACTCTCGGACCCGCAATGGGCCGACTACCTTTTTTCGCGCGAGAACGTGCGTGGGAACACCCTTGAGCGTTGGCGCCATACGTTCGGCTGCCGGCAGTGGTTTGGCGTCGAGCGCGACACGGTAAGCCACGCATTGCGCGATGTGTTTACCTTCGACGCCGTTTCGCGAAACGGCGAGCGTGGCGAGAGTGGTAAGCGAACCACAGGAGGTGTCCATGAAGCCGCTTGA
- a CDS encoding sarcosine oxidase subunit gamma, with protein sequence MSPQFVSESAFPIRAGSLQISALPLAGIVRVQGRSADEAFRSSVAAALGLRLPEGEAISMGAEARLAWAGPNEYLCYCALADEDKCVSALTAALAGQFATVTLVSDSRVGFLVTGSNATAFLSKGCSIDMHPVAFPAGRAVTTRFAGLPAVLMRGEADDYAIYFDVAYVEFVLKWLLDAAEEFMAPAQ encoded by the coding sequence GTGTCGCCGCAGTTCGTCAGCGAAAGCGCTTTTCCCATCCGCGCGGGATCCTTGCAGATTTCGGCGTTGCCGCTCGCCGGCATCGTCCGCGTGCAAGGGCGCTCCGCTGATGAAGCATTCCGCTCGAGCGTCGCCGCAGCACTCGGTCTTCGACTGCCTGAAGGGGAAGCGATATCGATGGGCGCCGAGGCAAGGCTTGCCTGGGCCGGTCCCAACGAATACCTCTGCTACTGCGCTCTCGCGGACGAAGACAAGTGTGTTTCGGCGCTGACAGCGGCGTTGGCGGGGCAGTTTGCGACCGTGACGCTGGTATCCGATAGCAGGGTTGGTTTCCTCGTCACGGGAAGCAATGCGACCGCGTTTCTCTCGAAAGGATGCTCCATCGACATGCATCCCGTCGCCTTTCCGGCCGGCCGCGCAGTGACGACGCGATTCGCGGGCCTGCCCGCCGTGTTGATGCGAGGGGAGGCGGACGACTACGCAATTTACTTCGACGTCGCTTACGTCGAGTTCGTCCTCAAGTGGTTGTTGGATGCGGCAGAGGAGTTTATGGCGCCAGCTCAGTGA
- a CDS encoding sarcosine oxidase subunit beta family protein yields the protein MEHYSFWSLAKHALSKHRNWTPAWRSREPKSRYDVVVVGGGGQGLATAYYLAKNHGITDVAVLEKGWLGGGNTGRNTTAIRSNYFYPQSTNFFERSLQLYEGLSKELNYNIMLSQHGALTLAHSPHQMDGLERWSNSIRLQGIDAEMLDLDQIREFMPVLDTSPNARYPILGGFIQRRAGVARHDAVAWGYARGADNLGVDIIQNCEVTGLRMNGNRIRGIETKTGYIEADKVVIAVAGHSSVLAKMAGMTLPINSVALQAMVSEPIKPVLDGLVVSPLVHCYVSQSDRGEILIGGRADAYPSYGQRGTLPALEDTLSAALNLFPTFSRLKLMRQWAGIVDISPDSSPILGKTPVTALYISTGWGTGGFKAIPVGGETLAYTVANDRPHPLIEPFGMDRFATGRFVNEAAAAGVDH from the coding sequence TTGGAACACTATTCATTCTGGTCGCTCGCGAAGCATGCGCTGTCAAAACACCGCAACTGGACGCCGGCGTGGCGTTCCCGCGAACCCAAATCGCGGTATGACGTCGTTGTCGTCGGTGGTGGAGGTCAGGGTCTCGCCACGGCGTATTACCTGGCGAAGAACCACGGCATTACCGATGTCGCGGTGCTCGAAAAGGGCTGGCTGGGAGGCGGCAATACCGGACGTAATACAACAGCCATCCGCTCGAACTACTTCTATCCCCAAAGCACGAACTTTTTCGAGCGCTCGCTGCAGTTGTACGAGGGCCTGAGCAAGGAGCTGAACTACAACATCATGCTGAGTCAGCACGGTGCGCTGACGCTCGCGCACAGTCCGCATCAGATGGACGGGCTCGAGCGGTGGTCCAACTCCATACGGTTGCAGGGCATCGATGCCGAGATGCTCGATCTCGACCAGATCCGGGAATTCATGCCAGTGTTGGACACGAGTCCGAACGCTCGCTACCCGATTCTTGGCGGGTTCATTCAGCGTCGCGCGGGCGTGGCGCGTCATGACGCGGTTGCATGGGGCTATGCGCGCGGCGCGGATAACCTCGGGGTCGACATCATTCAGAACTGCGAGGTAACGGGCCTGCGCATGAACGGAAACCGGATCCGTGGCATAGAAACGAAGACTGGCTACATTGAGGCCGACAAGGTCGTCATCGCGGTCGCCGGCCATTCGTCGGTGCTCGCCAAGATGGCTGGCATGACCTTGCCGATCAACAGCGTGGCGTTGCAAGCGATGGTCAGCGAGCCCATCAAGCCGGTCCTAGATGGCCTTGTCGTGTCGCCCCTCGTGCACTGCTATGTGAGCCAGTCGGACCGTGGCGAAATCCTGATCGGCGGCCGCGCAGATGCCTACCCTTCGTACGGCCAGCGCGGCACGCTTCCCGCTCTCGAAGACACATTGAGCGCCGCACTCAATCTGTTCCCGACGTTTAGCCGTCTCAAGCTGATGCGGCAATGGGCCGGCATCGTCGACATCTCGCCCGATTCGAGTCCGATTCTCGGCAAGACGCCCGTTACGGCGCTGTACATCAGCACGGGTTGGGGGACGGGCGGCTTCAAGGCCATTCCCGTCGGTGGAGAAACGCTTGCCTATACCGTCGCCAATGATCGCCCCCATCCTCTCATCGAGCCGTTCGGGATGGATCGCTTTGCGACGGGGCGTTTCGTCAATGAAGCCGCAGCCGCCGGCGTGGACCATTAA
- a CDS encoding sarcosine oxidase subunit alpha family protein — MKPLERVPVFGRPANPPRRKVAFSFDGKPHEGLEGDTLAAALLANGIDIVGRSFKLHRPRGIMGSGVEEPNALVQLESGSFDEPNVRATMMPLYPGLQAASQNAWPNACNDALGVMDRFASLLPASFYYKSMMWPNWRFYERFVRPIAGLGKAPKLPDAQKYQKRNVHGDLLVVGGGPAGLGAALAAGRAGLRVILTDDQEKFGGGLLAERFSVDDVPGVQWVEEAVALLEQMPNVQLLPRTNVSGYYENNFLVAAQRVGNHLGPNGQQGRLRERLWRIRARSVVLATGAIERPLVFANNDRPGIMLASAVRRYVNQFGVVPGSRVVIATNNDDAYRTAIDLHSVGVKAICVVDTRAKVGDELRGDLKARGISHYVGYGIRDVVGKRRVKAVELSRHLGDGNLADATMTVGCDLVAMSSGWTPTIHLFSQAGGSLEYKDALACLVPLSCSQSVRVIGAANGDFSLPECIEAGIKAGEAASEQLGAALAVRAQVPKTHAAEHESLRIEPFWFTKSAPTDKQWLDFQYDVKVSDVELAMRENFRSVEHVKRYTTGGMSVDQGKSSNFNILAVMAELSARPIIEVGTTRFRPPYQPVTLGAFAGSTVGELYAPWQTLHAASSHAAAQARFGDYGWRRPEYYPQGDEDVMAATRREVLAVRSGVGMFDGSPLGKIEVKGPDAATFLNRVYVNNLASLKAGSARYAMLTNENGVLIDDGVVVRLAEDHYLVHATSAAVGRVFLLLEEYLQCEWPDLLVHINNVTSQWANVTLSGPKARLVLQQFESDIDFSAERFPHMHFRSGTFAGVPVRILRASFTGEVTYEISVGSRYGRSLWDRIAKVGEPFGIAPYGIEALEVMRTEKGYLHVGADTDGNSNPLDIGWSKIIEKKTNDFIGRRSLQRPADKASGRLEFVGLESVDPKVPLPVGGHFVDAASPKAPAPSAGYVTSACLSPMLNKAIGLGILRNGASRLGEVVNIYAQGRMIAARVVPTAHFDPKGERLNG, encoded by the coding sequence ATGAAGCCGCTTGAGCGTGTGCCGGTGTTCGGACGGCCGGCAAACCCGCCGCGCCGGAAGGTGGCGTTCAGCTTCGACGGAAAGCCGCACGAGGGGCTCGAAGGGGATACGCTTGCCGCGGCGCTGCTTGCCAACGGCATCGATATCGTTGGTCGCAGTTTCAAGCTGCACAGGCCCCGCGGCATCATGGGCAGCGGCGTCGAAGAGCCCAACGCTCTCGTGCAGCTCGAGTCGGGGTCATTCGACGAGCCCAATGTCCGCGCGACCATGATGCCGTTGTATCCGGGCCTGCAGGCGGCCAGCCAGAACGCTTGGCCGAATGCGTGCAATGATGCGCTCGGCGTCATGGACCGTTTCGCGAGCCTGCTGCCCGCATCGTTCTACTACAAGTCGATGATGTGGCCGAACTGGCGCTTCTACGAGCGCTTTGTGCGTCCTATTGCCGGGCTGGGCAAGGCGCCGAAGCTGCCGGATGCGCAGAAGTACCAAAAGCGCAATGTCCACGGCGATCTGCTTGTCGTCGGCGGTGGTCCCGCTGGGCTTGGGGCTGCGCTGGCCGCCGGCCGCGCGGGTCTGCGCGTCATTCTCACCGACGACCAGGAGAAGTTTGGCGGCGGCTTGCTCGCGGAACGGTTCTCCGTGGATGACGTGCCGGGCGTGCAGTGGGTCGAGGAGGCGGTTGCTCTGCTCGAGCAGATGCCTAACGTGCAGCTCCTGCCGCGCACGAACGTTAGCGGCTACTACGAGAACAACTTTCTCGTGGCGGCGCAGCGCGTCGGCAATCATCTTGGCCCGAACGGACAACAAGGACGGCTGCGCGAACGCCTGTGGCGTATTCGCGCTCGCTCGGTGGTGCTGGCGACAGGCGCGATCGAGCGTCCGCTAGTTTTCGCCAACAACGATCGCCCCGGCATCATGCTCGCGTCGGCAGTCAGGCGGTATGTCAACCAGTTTGGCGTGGTGCCTGGCTCGCGTGTCGTGATCGCCACGAACAACGACGACGCCTACCGCACCGCGATCGACTTGCACTCCGTCGGAGTGAAGGCGATCTGTGTCGTCGATACGCGAGCGAAAGTCGGAGACGAACTGCGCGGTGATCTTAAGGCTCGCGGTATCTCGCACTACGTCGGGTATGGCATTCGCGATGTCGTGGGCAAACGCAGAGTCAAGGCGGTCGAGCTGTCGCGGCATCTTGGCGACGGCAATCTTGCTGATGCGACCATGACCGTAGGGTGCGATCTCGTCGCCATGTCGAGCGGCTGGACCCCGACCATCCACCTCTTCAGCCAGGCCGGAGGTTCGCTGGAATACAAGGACGCGCTGGCCTGCCTGGTGCCGCTCTCGTGTTCACAATCCGTTCGTGTCATCGGTGCAGCGAATGGCGACTTCTCGCTGCCTGAGTGCATCGAGGCAGGCATCAAGGCCGGAGAAGCCGCGAGCGAGCAGCTTGGTGCTGCGCTCGCCGTCCGCGCGCAAGTTCCGAAAACGCATGCCGCCGAGCACGAGTCGCTGAGAATCGAGCCGTTCTGGTTCACGAAGAGCGCACCCACTGACAAGCAGTGGCTCGATTTCCAATACGACGTCAAAGTGTCCGATGTCGAGCTCGCAATGCGCGAGAATTTCCGCTCGGTCGAGCACGTCAAGCGCTATACGACGGGCGGCATGAGCGTCGACCAGGGCAAGTCGAGCAACTTCAATATCCTTGCCGTCATGGCGGAGTTGAGCGCGCGGCCGATCATCGAGGTCGGTACGACGCGCTTCCGTCCTCCTTATCAGCCAGTCACGCTGGGTGCGTTTGCGGGAAGCACGGTCGGCGAGTTGTATGCCCCGTGGCAGACGCTGCATGCGGCGTCTTCGCATGCTGCTGCTCAAGCGCGCTTCGGGGACTACGGATGGCGCAGGCCCGAGTACTACCCGCAAGGCGACGAGGACGTCATGGCTGCAACGCGGCGTGAAGTGCTTGCCGTCCGTAGCGGCGTGGGGATGTTCGACGGTTCGCCGCTCGGCAAGATCGAAGTGAAGGGGCCGGACGCAGCGACGTTCCTGAACCGTGTCTATGTCAACAACCTGGCCAGCCTGAAGGCGGGCTCGGCGCGGTACGCGATGCTGACCAACGAAAACGGCGTACTCATCGACGACGGCGTCGTGGTACGGCTCGCGGAGGACCATTACCTCGTCCATGCGACGAGCGCTGCGGTCGGCCGTGTGTTCCTCCTGCTCGAGGAATACCTGCAGTGCGAATGGCCCGATCTCCTCGTGCATATCAACAACGTCACCTCGCAATGGGCGAACGTGACACTGTCGGGACCCAAGGCACGCCTTGTCCTTCAGCAGTTCGAATCCGATATCGACTTCTCCGCCGAGCGCTTTCCGCACATGCACTTTCGCAGCGGCACGTTTGCGGGCGTGCCGGTTCGCATACTCCGCGCGAGTTTTACCGGCGAAGTGACGTATGAGATTTCGGTTGGAAGCCGCTACGGCAGGTCGCTGTGGGATCGCATCGCGAAGGTTGGAGAGCCGTTCGGCATCGCCCCATACGGCATCGAGGCGCTCGAGGTGATGCGCACCGAAAAAGGCTACTTGCACGTGGGCGCCGATACCGACGGCAACTCGAATCCACTCGATATCGGCTGGTCGAAGATCATCGAAAAGAAGACCAACGACTTCATTGGCCGAAGATCACTCCAGCGGCCCGCAGACAAGGCGAGCGGACGACTTGAATTCGTAGGTCTCGAGTCGGTCGACCCGAAGGTTCCGCTTCCCGTGGGCGGACACTTCGTCGATGCCGCCAGTCCCAAGGCACCGGCTCCCTCCGCTGGCTATGTGACGTCCGCCTGCCTGAGCCCGATGCTGAACAAAGCGATCGGGCTCGGCATTTTGCGCAATGGGGCATCCCGCCTCGGCGAGGTCGTGAACATCTATGCGCAGGGCAGGATGATTGCCGCGCGAGTCGTTCCAACCGCACATTTCGATCCGAAAGGAGAGCGCCTCAATGGATAG
- a CDS encoding amidohydrolase gives MEHVARVKDLVEAKQERYIELANEIWALAEMRYSEHRSAELHASMIEDAGFRVTRGVAGMPTAFVAEAGSGGPVIGFLGEYDALAGLSQESGALVCRPAADGATTNGHGCGHHLLGTGAHLAAVAARDYFAANGIEATVRFYGCPAEEAAAGKTFMARAGLFDDLDAALSWHPSVANSVFMNATLANVQAYFRFHGKAAHAALAPHLGRSALDAAELMNVGVNYLREHMPDQARVHFAYINSGGISTNVVPVFAELLYTVRAPRSEDARELFERVKRIAAGAALMTGTRLEIVFDKACSNVLHNDTLDAVLDRNMRALGGFDVSDDDVELARQIQQTIAPDDFENSSRHFAAALRDPRPIVTEVQPYRADMVRPVTGSTDVGDVTWVVPTTQCLTACFAWGTGFHSWQMVSQGKATLAHRGMLMAAQTLAATAIDLVRRPEVLSEAKAELHEKRGRQPYLCPIPPEVLPPPARTQTSS, from the coding sequence GTGGAGCACGTCGCACGCGTGAAGGACCTAGTCGAGGCGAAGCAGGAGCGGTATATCGAACTTGCCAACGAAATTTGGGCGCTGGCCGAGATGCGTTATAGCGAGCACCGTTCGGCGGAGCTTCATGCGTCGATGATCGAAGACGCCGGTTTTCGCGTGACACGGGGCGTAGCCGGGATGCCGACGGCGTTCGTCGCCGAAGCCGGCAGCGGCGGGCCGGTCATCGGGTTTCTTGGGGAATACGATGCCTTGGCGGGATTGAGCCAGGAAAGCGGCGCGCTGGTCTGCCGTCCGGCTGCCGACGGAGCCACCACGAACGGCCACGGCTGCGGCCATCATTTGCTCGGGACAGGCGCACATCTCGCGGCGGTTGCGGCGCGTGACTACTTTGCCGCGAACGGTATCGAGGCGACGGTCAGGTTCTATGGATGTCCCGCCGAGGAGGCCGCGGCGGGCAAGACGTTCATGGCGCGCGCCGGGTTGTTCGACGATCTCGATGCGGCGCTGAGCTGGCATCCGTCGGTTGCGAACTCCGTGTTCATGAATGCCACGCTCGCCAACGTGCAGGCGTACTTCCGCTTTCACGGGAAGGCCGCCCATGCGGCGCTGGCGCCGCACCTGGGGCGCAGCGCACTGGACGCGGCGGAGCTCATGAACGTCGGCGTCAACTATTTGCGCGAACACATGCCGGACCAGGCGCGCGTCCACTTTGCGTACATCAATTCCGGCGGCATTTCGACCAACGTCGTACCTGTGTTCGCGGAGTTGTTGTACACGGTGCGTGCGCCACGCAGTGAAGACGCGCGCGAGCTATTCGAGCGAGTCAAGCGGATCGCCGCCGGCGCCGCATTGATGACCGGCACCCGGCTTGAAATCGTTTTCGACAAGGCCTGCTCGAACGTGCTGCACAACGACACGCTCGACGCCGTATTGGACAGGAATATGCGGGCGCTCGGCGGTTTTGACGTCAGTGACGACGATGTTGAACTCGCCAGGCAGATTCAGCAGACGATCGCGCCCGACGATTTCGAAAACAGCTCGCGTCATTTCGCGGCGGCGCTTCGGGACCCGCGGCCGATCGTCACCGAAGTCCAGCCATATCGGGCCGACATGGTGCGTCCGGTCACGGGCTCGACCGATGTCGGCGACGTCACGTGGGTGGTGCCGACGACTCAATGCCTAACCGCGTGCTTTGCGTGGGGAACGGGGTTTCATTCCTGGCAAATGGTTTCGCAAGGGAAGGCGACACTGGCGCATCGGGGCATGTTGATGGCCGCGCAGACGCTGGCCGCCACGGCAATCGACCTGGTTCGCCGGCCCGAAGTGCTGAGTGAAGCGAAAGCGGAACTGCACGAAAAGCGCGGTCGACAACCTTATCTGTGTCCCATTCCGCCGGAGGTTTTGCCTCCGCCCGCACGCACTCAGACGTCGAGCTAA
- a CDS encoding DUF4148 domain-containing protein, whose product MNMPLTMSTIAAALVLLPSAAFAQVSNGEQVTRAQVKQELADLVATGYRANSARYNAYPNDVIAAETRLAAKRAAQGISAEPAQ is encoded by the coding sequence ATGAACATGCCTCTAACAATGTCGACGATCGCGGCAGCACTCGTGTTGCTTCCTAGCGCCGCATTCGCCCAAGTGTCGAACGGCGAGCAAGTCACTCGCGCACAGGTCAAGCAGGAACTCGCCGATTTGGTGGCAACGGGATATCGAGCCAATTCGGCCCGGTACAACGCCTACCCGAACGACGTTATCGCCGCCGAGACACGTCTCGCTGCGAAACGTGCGGCGCAAGGGATTTCGGCGGAACCTGCGCAGTAA
- the purU gene encoding formyltetrahydrofolate deformylase → MSTAAQPKTSDYLFTFECPDRLGILAKVSTLLFEQGAFVTESFHYGDPRTETFFARMVFNDHVLKTSIDGLRSKMAELASALDMTFTLRPAGYRPKVLIAVSKYDHCLNLILTKWRAGALAIDIVGVVSNHNDCRSLVEWYGIAFHHFPITPETKPQQEAQILYLFERSGAELLVLARYMQILSDEMSRKLEGRAINIHHSFLPGFKGARPYHQAHDRGVKVIGATAHFVTSDLDEGPIIAQEVKPIDHTYTAEDMVLVGHDTEAVALANAVRLFSEGRIFLNGHRTVVL, encoded by the coding sequence ATGTCCACCGCAGCCCAACCCAAGACGTCTGACTATCTGTTCACCTTCGAATGCCCCGACCGCCTGGGCATCCTCGCGAAAGTGTCGACCCTCCTGTTTGAGCAGGGCGCGTTCGTCACGGAATCGTTCCACTACGGTGACCCGCGCACGGAGACGTTTTTCGCGCGCATGGTCTTCAACGACCATGTGCTGAAGACGTCGATCGACGGCTTGCGATCGAAGATGGCAGAGCTTGCGTCGGCACTGGATATGACGTTCACGCTGCGCCCCGCCGGCTATCGCCCGAAGGTGCTGATCGCCGTCTCGAAATACGATCACTGCCTGAACCTGATCCTGACCAAGTGGCGTGCCGGAGCGCTCGCCATCGATATCGTCGGTGTCGTGTCGAATCACAACGATTGCCGCAGCCTCGTCGAGTGGTATGGGATTGCCTTTCACCACTTTCCGATCACCCCGGAGACGAAGCCGCAACAAGAAGCGCAGATTCTCTACCTGTTTGAGCGGTCCGGCGCGGAGCTGCTCGTACTCGCCCGCTACATGCAGATTCTGTCCGACGAGATGAGCCGCAAGCTCGAAGGCCGCGCCATCAATATCCACCATTCCTTCCTGCCGGGCTTCAAGGGGGCGCGTCCGTATCACCAGGCCCACGATCGTGGCGTGAAAGTCATCGGCGCGACGGCGCATTTCGTGACGAGCGACCTCGACGAAGGGCCCATCATCGCCCAGGAGGTGAAGCCCATCGACCACACCTATACCGCCGAAGACATGGTGCTGGTCGGTCACGATACCGAGGCCGTGGCCCTCGCCAATGCGGTGCGTCTCTTTAGCGAAGGCCGCATTTTCCTGAACGGTCATCGCACTGTCGTTCTGTAG